ATGCTGTATCCTAATGTGGAAGAGTTGCAGGAGCAATACTTAGCGATCCTAGAAGATCCAAGTTTTAAAGCGGAGTTCGAACAATTATTAAAGGATTACGTAGGACGCCCCTCTCCTCTTTACCGTGCTAATCGCTTATCGGAAAAATATAATGCTAATATCTTCTTAAAACGCGAAGATCTGAATCATACAGGAGCACATAAGATCAACAACACGATAGGACAAATCCTATTAGCAGAAAAACTCGGAAAGAAACGAATCATTGCAGAGACCGGAGCCGGACAACATGGGGTTGCTACCGCAACGGTATGCGCATTAAAGGGATTAGAATGTGTTGTTTACATGGGTGAAATCGATATTGAGCGCCAGGCACCAAACGTTGCCCGTATGAAGATGATGGGAGCAACTGTTGTGGCGGCTAAATCAGGCAGCAAAACATTGAAGGATGCAACCAACGAAGCGCTTAGAGATTGGATAAATAATCCAGTGGATACGCATTATATCATAGGTTCTGTCGTAGGACCACATCCTTATCCCGATATGGTTGCTCGCTTTCAATCGATTATATCCGAAGAAACGAAGAAGCAGCTATTAGAGAAGACCGGCAAAGAAACTCCGGATATTGTGATGGCCTGTGTAGGTGGAGGTTCAAATGCAGCAGGAATGTTCTATCATTTCTTAGACGACGAAGATGTTCAATTGATCGCAGTTGAAGCGGCCGGACATGGTGTAGACAGCGGTGAATCTGCTGCAAC
The DNA window shown above is from Sphingobacterium hotanense and carries:
- the trpB gene encoding tryptophan synthase subunit beta codes for the protein MSKYQVNNKGYYGPFGGAYIPEMLYPNVEELQEQYLAILEDPSFKAEFEQLLKDYVGRPSPLYRANRLSEKYNANIFLKREDLNHTGAHKINNTIGQILLAEKLGKKRIIAETGAGQHGVATATVCALKGLECVVYMGEIDIERQAPNVARMKMMGATVVAAKSGSKTLKDATNEALRDWINNPVDTHYIIGSVVGPHPYPDMVARFQSIISEETKKQLLEKTGKETPDIVMACVGGGSNAAGMFYHFLDDEDVQLIAVEAAGHGVDSGESAATTILGNEGVLHGSRSILMQTEDGQVIEPYSISAGLDYPGIGPQHAWLFKSGRGTYVSATDDEAMQAGLQLTKLEGIIPAIESSHALAHLEKMNFKGDETVVICLSGRGDKDLDNYMKYFGF